Part of the Tolypothrix sp. PCC 7910 genome, AATCAGAAGCGCAAATGCTAGTATATCTAGGCGGCTTTTATCGAAGGGCGAAACAATACCAGCAAGGAATTGATGCATATAAGCAAGCTAGTACTATTGCAGATAAATTAAATTATTCTGGTAATCGAGCTATTTTATATGCAGGTTTAGCGAGAATTTATCGAGATTTAAAGCAACAAACAACAGCGATTGCTTATTATCAAAAGTCAATTAATGATATTGAGAAAGTTCGGGAGAAGAATCGGGGGCTTTCGCGAGACTTACAAACATCTTTTCTACAATCTGTGCAAGATGCAGAGCGGACAAATATTGCTGATATCTATCGTGAATATGCTAACTTATTACTGTCTCAAAATCGCAGTTTAGAGGCTAGCCAAGTTTTAGAACTGTTGAAGGTACAAGAGTTAAGCGAATTTACCAATAATAACAGAGTTGCGAATCTACCCAAGCCAATGGGTCAAACCCCTACAGAAACCAAATTGATTCAAAATTATGGGAGTTTGATTGCTTTTGGACAAAAATTTGATGAATGCCAAAAAAATAATTGTGGGGAGAAAACTAAATTAGCCGATGAACGAGATGCTTTGATTTCTGAGTTTAATCAAAAGATTCAAAACTTAGAGAAAAATGTGCGCGATCGCCTGTCGAAAGACCGAGGTAATCTTGATACCCAAGACCTGAGAAGTATAGGCAAGAAAATTGTCGAATCGCAACCAGGAACAGTTTTAATGAATGTGTTTGTGGTAGAAGATAAAACTTGGTTGTTGTGGGTATCAAAAGGAGGCGTGGTTAAAAGTGTAGAAGTCTCTGTAGGTGAGCCAAAAATTAGAGAAACGGTGAATAAATTCCGCAAATTGCTGCAAAATCCTAGTTCTGATATTAATGAGGTGAAAGCAACCGGAAAACAACTCTATGACTGGCTAATTAAACCAGTAGAACCGGAATTAAAAGCTAATAAAATTGAAAATCTCGTATTTTCTTTGGATCGTGCGGCACGTTATATACCCATCAGCGCTTTATTTGATGGTAAGCAATATCTAGTAGAAAACTATAATATTTCTACAGTTCTTTCTGCTGGTTTAACAGATACAGATTCACGTCTTCCGGCTGGAACCGCCAATACAAAAGTTTTAGGCTTAGGTTTATCTAAGGCTGTCCCCGGATTTAATGCTTTACCTAATGTTCCTGCAGAATTAGATGCAATTATTCGCCAAAAGCCTAGCGATAAAAATGGGATTTATCCTGGTCAAGAATATCTCAATCAGGCATTTGATTATCGCACTTTACGCGATAATCTCAAAGGGCATAATATTTTGCATATCGCCACACATGGCGTATTTGTCCCAGGAAAACAAGATGATTCTTATTTAGTCTTAGGGACTGGGGAAAAATTACCAATTCCCAAAATTGATAATTTGGAAGATTTAAGTGATGTGCATTTGGTAGTGCTTTCTGCTTGTGAAACTGCATTAGGTGAAACAGCAAAAGACGGGTTAGAAATTCCTGGTGTCAGCTTTTATTTTCTCAACCGTCGTGCGAAGGCTGTTATGGCTTCTTTATGGCTGGTAGATGATGCTAGCACTAGTTTACTAATGCAACAATTTTATGCAAACTTAGCGAAAGATAGCCACCCAACAAAAGCCCAAGCTTTGCGTCAAGCGCAACTGAGTTTATTGCGTAGTAATAATTCTGCAAACAGCAATGTTGAACGAGGTGCAATTAATGTCGAAGCCGTACCAGGCGCAGCAACAACACCAAAAAGAAATCTTACTAACTTTACACATCCTTATTATTGGGCACCATTTATTTTGATGGGTAATGGTTGGTAAGAAACTAAATTGAAATTTTTCGTAGCGTGCGTTAGGTGTAAGCCGTAACGCACGAAAAGCATTGTTATAGGTCAATACGCTTGGGTTAAGCTGATTAGCGATTGATTTGTTAGTTATTCAAGAAGCCAGAAGAATTGGGGGATTCTCCCCCAAACCGCCGATTGGGTGACGGTTGCGTCCCCCAAACCCCCTCCAAAAGTATTGTTCTGTTTTTTGTTGAGTAACTAGTTCTTTGGTTTTGTGATCAATTAATTTTTTAACTGAACTGTATTTTGTTATGGGTGCTGTACTCTCGCTGCTAACACACCCTACAACTTGATTAACTGTACATTGCTTATTGTTAGAAATTAACTTAAACGGGGAAGACTATATAAAATTGTCGCTTGGATTTCTTTTTCCAAGGCAAAATTTTATTGTATTTTTTTGGTTTGACTAGCTTTAACCTCGTCGACGCAATTTCAGCTTTTTGACACTCAGCAAAGTATATCGATTTCTCGTTATAAAGTGACTAAAAATGGGAAGAATATACAGATAAGTAGGCGCGATTAAATCAAACTGTATCAAGTTGATAAAGGAATCAGGGTAAAAGGTTTCCTTTTTATCCCTACCCTTTATTATTCTGAATATGGTTGTGATTTATAGTCATCGATTTACTTAAATGTGTTTATATCTTGACTGCTGAGAAATACAATGCAACCCCAACGTACTGCTGTGCTATTGATTGGTTTTCAAAATGACTACTTTGCTGCTGATGGGATTCTACATAATGTAATTGAGGAAGCTTCAACATCTACCAAAGTATTAGAAAATACTGTTGAGCTTATACGATGTTTGGTGCAAACTCCAGTATTACTGATTGCGACACCAATTTTTTTTACGCCGAACTATCAAGAATTAATTGAACCTGTGGGAATTCTCAAAACTATTAAGGAAGTTGGGGCTTTTCAAGTTGGTACCAAAGGTTCGCAGATGATTGATGAGTTGTTACCCTTTCATAGCCAAATTCTCGAAGTCCCTGGAAAACGAGGATTTAATGCTTTTATTAATACAAATTTAGACGAGATTCTTCAAGAAAAAGAAATTACTTATGTAGTTTTGGCTGGTGCTGTTACTTCAGTTTGTATTGATTCTACAGGTCGTTCTGCTCATGAAAAAGGCTATCAGGTAACAGTTTTGTCTGATTGCACCTCTGCTCGCACTGTGTTTGAGCAGGAATTTTATCATACTCATGTTTTCCCCTTGTACGCGGATACAATCAACCACACGGAATTACTTCAACGTTTAGCTACAGTATAATGTCAGATTTCAACAATGAATTGCATACACAAATTCAGTACAGTTTGATTGAGAAATTGTCTGAATCAGAGCGACGTTATCGGGAATTGGTGAATAGTCTGCGCGAAATTGTGTTTAAATGCGATCGCTTGGGTAATGTGAAATTCCTCAACCAAGCTTGGACTAAAACCCTTGGCTATCAGGTAGTAGATGTCATTGGTAGCCCTTTAAGCAATTTCATTGACGCAGATGATCGGCACTTATGGCAAGTAACTTTAGAAAAGCTGCAAACTGGAATTGAAGTCTGTCAAGAACTCCGCTTTCACCATCAAACTGGTGTGATTGTGTGGCTGGAACTGTCTATTCAACCTTGTGATGAATCTGAATTCTCGGGTTCACTGATCCATATTAATGATCGTAAGCAAGCGGAAGTATTACTGAAGCAAACCAATGAAGAACTGGAAGCTAGAGTAGAACAACGCAATACTGAGCTAATTCAAGCAAACCAGGAATTAAAATTAACTTTAGAGAAACTCAAATATACTCAGGCTCAATTAGTACAAACTGAAAAAATGTCGAGTCTGGGACAATTAGTAGCAGGGATTGCTCACGAAATTAACAATCCAGTTAACTTTATTTATGCTAATCTCACCTATGCATCAGAGTATACAGAAGTATTATTCCAAATTTTAGAACTTTACGAGCAAGCTTATCCAGTTCCACCGCTACATATTCAAGAAGCAATTAAAGATTTTGATTTAGAATTTATTCAAAAAGACCTAGCAAAGCTGTTGCAGTCAATGCAAGCAGGTAGCGATCGCATCAGAGAAGTTGTACTATTGTTACGAAATTTTTCCCGGTTGGATGAAGCAGAAATCAAAAATGTTGATATTCACGTCGGTATCGATCACACAATTATATTACTGCGTCATCGCCTCACAACCCATTCGGGAATGATGGTAATTCAAATAGTGAAAGATTATGGAGTAATTCCCCTCATCAAGTGCTATCCAGCGCAGATGAATCAAGTATTTATGAATATTATTAATAATGCTATTGATGCTTTACTGGAGGCAATTAACCAATCTCAACTGTTAATGCCTACAATTTGGATTAGTACAGAAATCATTGATGAAGTTTGGCTGAATATTCGCATTAAAAACAATGGTTTGCCTATACCTGAATCTGTAATAGGGAAAATCTTCGATCCGTTCTTTACAACTAAGGCTGTGGGTAAGGGAATTGGACTTGGTTTATTTGTGAGCTATCAAATTGTGGTAGAAATGCACCAAGGTAAATTAACCTGTACTTGCTTACCAAATCAAGAAACAGAATTTTGCATCCAAATTCCCATTGTGTAATACCAATTTAAATAATGTTGGCGACACATCAATATATTCTAGAGGGCAAGGCACTGCCTTGCCCCTACAGTCTGTCATATTCTTTTTTCAAATTAATATTACTCTACAAATCATGAACGATGACCAATGACCAATTTGAAATATAAACGGTAGGATAGAGATTCAGCATCCATTTGTGATTGATTAATTTATGTCTGCTACGCCGCTTGTATCTCAGGTTGACTCACCCAACTCAGAAAAGTTAGAAAATATTCCTCCTCTACTAGGTGCGTCTGTTACCGAGTTAACTGCTTGGGTACAGCAGCAAGGACAACCGGGTTATCGAGGTAAGCAGTTACATGATTGGATTTATCACAAAGGCGTGCGATCGCTTGCTGATATCACTGTCTTTCCTAAACAATGGCGTGCGGATTTAGCAGAAATTCCTATTGGACGTTCCAAGATACATTACCGCTCGGAAGCAAGGGATGGCACAGTTAAGTATCTACTGCAACTGTCCGACGGGCAAATTATCGAAACTGTGGGGATTCCCAGTTTTGGTAAAGGGGGAGAAATTTCTAAAACCCGGTTAACAGTCTGCGTCTCTACTCAGGTGGGATGTCCGATGGCGTGTGATTTCTGCGCTACTGGTAAAGGCGGCTTTAAGCGCAACTTAGCCACACATGAAATTGTCGATCAGGTGTTGACTGTACAAGAAGATTTTCAGCAACGGGTCAGTAATGTAGTATTCATGGGATTGGGCGAACCGTTGTTAAATACGGAAAATGTCTTAGCAGCCCTGAAATCCTTAAATCAAGATGTCGGTATTGGACAGCGATCGCTTACTGTTTCTACAGTGGGTATTCGCGATCGCATTCGTCAGTTAGCCCAACATCATCTCCAAATTACTCTTGCTGTCAGTCTCCACGCACCTAACCAAGCACTGCGAGAACAACTCATACCCAGCGCCCGCCCCTATCCTTTAGAAGATTTATTAGCGGAATGCCGGGAATATGTAGAAATTACTGGTCGTCGTGTAACTTTTGAATATATTTTGCTGGCTGGTGTCAACGATTTACCAGAACATGCTTTGCAATTAGCAAAATGCTTGCGTGGTTTCCAAAGCCATGTCAATTTAATTCCCTATAATCCTATTCAGGAAGTAGATTATAAACGCCCCAGTAGCGATCGCATTCAAGCCTTTCTCAATGTGCTTCAGCAACAAAATATTGCGGTTAGCGTCCGCTATTCTCGTGGTTTAGACGCTGATGCTGCTTGTGGACAACTGAGAGCAAGTAAATCACGCCTTTAATTCACACAATTACTCATGAGGTTTTTTGACTGTGAAGCGTTGACTGTTAACTATTAACAGTCAACGCTTCACAAATTTAGGCTGAATAATTTATTTATTTCTTTCTTGGAGTTATACCAATTTGAAAAAAGAATGCGACAGATTGTAGGGGCACGGCACTGCCGTGACCTCTAAAATATTATTGATGTGTCGCAAACATTATTTGATTTGATATTACTTGTGATTCTATTTTTTGGCATGAATACCAGGAGCATAAGCCTCAATAACTCTACCAGTACGAGTACAACTGATCATTAAGTAGTCACAAGTTGGGCATTGTGTGCGAGTTATTTCGCTAGCAAAAATGTAGTGACGTTCAGCCCCACTGCCACAGTTTGGGCAACAAATGTTTTGTATAATCTGCATTTTAAAAACCCTTGGTTGTAACTAATAACATTAGAAGACAAAGTCAGCCTAACCAATAAACACTACTGGTTTCACACCACTTAATAACAAGCCTATATATTGGGCTAATTACTTTAAGAAAATTTAATTCGTACAAGCAAACGCTATTGTATATCTATTATCTTAGTCTATGTCCTTAGTTATCATCTCACTTTAGATATATAAGTTAATTTTTTACCTACCCACTATTTAGAAATGGAATGATCCCTGCTACTAATACCTTCATATCACGTTATTTACAGTGATCTCCAGGAATAGTAAGTATATTAATAGCAAAAAGTTAAAGTCAAGAAAATACTGTATAATTGGTCACAAATTAATTTTATTTAAGCTTTGCTTAAGATTTATGCTATTGAAATAGCAATGAAATGATGGGGAAATAATTTAATTAAAACTTCCAATCTTGATAGTTCAAAGCCTGGTTAATGTCTGTTAGTCTAGTTGTTGGTAATGGGTAATGGGGAATGGGTAATCGGTATTGGGTTCTCCCAACTATCAATTACCCATCACTCTCTTCTTGACCTTCTTAAGATTTTTAACAGCATCGATTAAGGAATATTAAAGTTACGTTCGGTCTGCTGAAGTGCGGGGTTGAATGCTAGATATAGCAAGAGTAGAAAAGGAACAGGGAAAGGTTTCAAAAATTGAAGATGATTACAACGCCTCATACATTGCTATACAAAATGATGCGTTAGGCTGAAGCCGTAACGCACCCTACAAATTGGCTATTTTCTAACTGAGAAGTGCTTATATCTCAATACAGTTCAGATAGGATGATGAGTAACTGATTTGTCGGTTGTGGAAACAGCTAGCTCAATTGGGGGAGAATCCCCCAAACCCCCGATTGGGTGAAGGTTGCGTCCCCCAAACCCCCTCCAAAATTATTGTTCTGTTTTTTGTTGAGTAACTAGTTTTTTGGTTTTGTTGTCAATTAATTTTCTTAACCCAAGCGTATTGCCTTATATCTTAGGGATGAAAGTAATCGTAGATTTCTTGGGCTAAACGCGGCCCAATACCTGATACTTCCGCTAGTTGTGCGGGTGTGGCTTGCCGAATATAATCAACAGATCGGAAATGTCCCAATAGCACTTTTTGACGATGGTGTCCTAACCCAGGAATCTCATCTAAGCGCGATCGCTTTAATTTATCACTACGCTGTTGACGATGGAAACTCACAGCAAAGCGATGGGCTTCATCCCTTAATCTTCGCAATAACTGTACTCCTGGTTGTTCTGCATCAGTTTCTAAAGGTTGGGATTCTCCTGGGAGAAAAATCTCCTCTCGCCGTTTCGCTAAACTGACAACCCGCAAGTCTTCTAATAAATTCATCTCTTGCAAAATGGCGACAACGGATGATAATTGACCTTTACCGCCATCAATCATCACTAAATCTGGCCAGTCAGGATTACCCGCACGGGTTAATTGCGGATCTTCAATATACTTGCGAAAGCGACGCTGAATTACTTCTGCAAGACTGGCGAAATCATCTGAATGTCCGGCGGTGACTGTGGGATTTTTAATTTTGTAGTGACGATAGTGTTGTTTGGCGGGTAACCCATCAATAAATACTACCTGGGAAGCAACTGCATTCGACCCTTGAATGTGGGAGATATCATAACCTTCGATGCGGTGGGGTAAGTCGGGTAAATCCACAATTGCAGCTAAATCTTGCATTGCTTGCTGGTTGCGATCGCCCAATTTTTGCATTCTTTGTAATTCATATTGGGCATTACGCTCCACCATTTCGATTAATTCTGCCTTGGTTTGGCGCTGGGGTGCAAGAATTGTGACTTTTCTCCCTTTTTTCCCAGTTAAGACATCTGCCAATATCTCACTATCTGGTAACTCATGCTGAACTAAAATTTCTGTGGGAATTTCCACCGAGTCAGCAGTTTGGTAATGTTCTTCTAACACCCGTTGTAAAATAGCGCCAAATTCCGCTTGTGCATTCGCCACAAATCCTAAGCGTCCGACTAATTGCCCTGCACGAATTTGGAATAATTGAATACAAGCGTGTTGGTCATCAGCTGCCAAGGCGATCGCATCCCGTGAAACTGTATCATCTGGTAAGGCAACTTTTTGATCCGCCGTCAGCGACTTTAACCCAGCTATTTGATCGCGAATCCGCGCTGCTGCTTCAAAGTTCAGTGCTTCTGCGGCTTTATCCATCTGCTGCTTCAGGATATCAATCAGTTCCTGAGTTCTTCCCTGAAAGACCATCGCTACCTTTTGTACAGTTTTCCGGTATTCTTCTGGGGAAATCAGCTGTTGACACACACCAGGACAGCGTCCTAAATCATAATTCAAGCAAGGACGGTCTTTAAATAATGGTTGAGGTCGTTGGCGTAAGGAAAAAATTCGCTTAGAGATGCGTAAGATTTCGCGTAATAAACCTGCATCTGTATATGGCCCGTAGAATTTATCTTTTTCTTTTCCTAGTTGACGCTTACGGGTAATAAAAATCCGGGGATAGTCTTCTGACCAAGTGATGCAAACATAGGGATATTTTTTATCATCCTTGAGCAGCACATTAAAATATGGCTGGTGCTGCTTAATCAAGTTAGCTTCCAGCGCCAAAGCTTCCGCTTCGGTATCGGTGACGATAAATTCAATTTCTGCCACCTGTTTCACCATTGTGGCAATGCGATCGCTTTTGTTGTAGCCATCACGGAAATAAGAACGGACACGCGATCGCAATTTCCGAGATTTACCTATATAGATAATGCGATCGCTTGCGTCCCGCATAAAATAAACACCCGGTTCTGGTGGAATTTCAGCTAGACGACTTTCTAGGCGTTCTGGATCTTTAACCAGTGTGGGAGAAGATTTTGTCACAAAACAGATCTAGGTAATTTCATAAATTCACCTATTTCTATTTTAAATAATATTGATTTTTTGTGTTGTTTCCCTAACCTGCTCTCCCGCTTATATCAACTACACACGCAACTAGCATTTAGCCTAAATTATTTCTCTTTCAAGGGTTAGCTGACATCGCTTAACAAGCTAGTCTTTCTTGGATTGTCATCATTAAAGCTTTGAGATTGATAGGTTTTACAAAGTAACGCCAAGCACCTAAATTCATTGCTCTTTGTTGATCGATTTCAAAAGCAAAAGCTGAAACTACAATAATGGGGATTTTGGCAAACTCTGGTTTTTGCTTAATTTGGGCTAACAATGAATAGCCATCAATATCTGGTAATTTTAAATCCAGTAATATTAACTCCGGCTGAAATTTTTCGACAGCGGTAAATAAAGCAGAGCCTAATGAAAGACTTTGGACATCGTAGCCAAAGTGGTTGAGATAGTCGCTGAGCAACATTCTATTAACATCATTGTCTTCAATTAATAGAATTCGTCTGATTGCTGGAGACTTGAATCGCTCGTTAAGAGATAGTAATTGTGCCGTCATTGTTCGCTATAATCTGATATTAATTTCAATCGAATTGGCATGATAAATTGAAATCCGAAAGCCTCTCCTTGCCTGTTTAAGGACTTTATAGCTAAATAAACCAATCACAAAAAACAGAGGTTGGCGGAATTAGATCTGAAGTCTCTCATGCTCATGATTTTCCGCAACCTATTGTCATTTTTCACTCTTTTCGAGTTGAAAATGTGTTTATAAAGACTTTTAATTTCTCTATGTTGGAAAATTAAAAATCTCAAATTCGGACATCAATTATTGCACAAGATAGGGAACAAAAATCCAGCCAAGTCAATGGAAAATGTCAGTCGAATGATAAATTTGCTGAATGAAAATCATTCAAAATTTTAATAAATCGAATTTAGTTTTTGTTTATCTGTGTTTCATAATATTATCTTAATAGTCTTACTTCCACAAAAAGTTAATATTTTTTTAAACTGTCTATAGTTATAATTGTGGTATTAAATAATTGGAATTAAATTATCTTTGTTAATCATAAAGAGTGGGTAATCTATCTCTATATATGAGTTTTGACAAGGTAGATTGTATTTTTCCACTCAAAAAAGCGCTTAAATAAGAGCTAATACACAACTTTAACTCAACAAAAGACTGAGCAATTTCGTTAAAAATATTAGGGTGCATTAGATATATTTAATGCACCCTAATATGCTATAAGTATTCGTCAAATCAGCCAACGCTCACAATCAACCCTACAGAAACTCAGCAATTCTCTCAACAGCAGTTTCCAGCAAAGGTGGCTCATGCACCAAAGCAAAGCGCACATATCCTTCACCAGATTTACCAAAGCCAGTACCAGGAGAAGCAGCTACACCAGTTTTCTCAACTAGTTGAGTACAAAATTCTCGAGAATTTTGGCTCCAGGTAGGAGGTAGCTTGGCCCAAATATACATTGTGGCCTTGGGTGTAGGAACGTGCCAGTCAATGCGGTGTAAAGCAGTAATAAAAGCATCACGACGTTTGCGGAAAGTCTCAACAGCTTTTTCCACTCCCGCTTGCGGGCCAGTCAAAGCAGCGATCGCTCCATCCAAAATCCCGCGATATTGATTAAAATCGACGGCTGCTTTAACTTGACGTAAAGCACGAATCAGTTCAGCATTACCAATTGCATAGCCAATTCTAAAGCCACCCATATTGTAAGACTTAGACAGGGTGAAAAATTCAATGGAAATGCTTTTATCTGGGTCAGCTTGTAAAATTGAGGGCACAAGGGCTTGGTGATTAGGTATTGGGGATTGGGTATTGGGTATGAAAGCCGAATTCTCTCCCAGTCCCCAGTCCCCAGTCCCCTCAAATACCAAATCTACGTAGGGGAAATCATGAACCAGGACAATATTATGTTGTTGGCAAAATGCCACGGCTTCTCTAAAGAAAGCTAGAGGCGCGATCGCAGCTGTGGGATTGTGGGGATAACTCAAAACCATCATTCGCGACTGTGCTAAGACAGTAGCCGGAATATCACTCAATACTGGTAAAAAATTGTTTTCTGCCCGTAATGGCATCGGATAAATTTGTCCACTAGCTAAGTATACACCTCCAGCATGGGAAGGGTAGCCAGGGTCAAGTAGCAAGGCAAAATCGCCAGGATTGAGCAATGCTAGAGGTAAATGGGCTGTACCTTCCTGAGAACCGATTAAAGGCAATACCTCCGTTTCCGGATCGACCTTAATGCCAAATTTTTTTTCGTACCAACTAGCCGCCGCTTGACGAAAGCTTTGAGTAGCGTGAAACAGCAAATAACCATGTGTACTCGGATCATGAAGCGATCGCGCGATCGCTTCAATTACATGAGCTTCCGTTGGTAAATCCGAAGAACCTAGCGACAGGTCAATAATCTCTCTACCAGCAGCCAAAGCGATTGCCTTGGCTCTATCCATATCTGCAAATACATTAGATTGCAGGGGTTGTAAACGCTTTGCAAATTCAATCATAATCAACCCCTAAGGGTAATTCAAAATTCAAAAAGGAGAAAATAAAGGTCAAAAAATGGCGGTGTAAAACCAATTCCAAATTCACAATTCAAAATTAAGAAAGCCAGATTTTTCATCGGTTTCCGAGTTTGAATCTGTTGCTGAATTTTGGAGACTTGGTACCAGGCTTGATATAGATGAGTCCGCTCAATAAAATTGATTAGCTCAAACAAGGATGCTGTTAACTTCCG contains:
- a CDS encoding replication restart DNA helicase PriA — translated: MQIIQNICCPNCGSGAERHYIFASEITRTQCPTCDYLMISCTRTGRVIEAYAPGIHAKK
- a CDS encoding ATP-binding protein; translated protein: MSDFNNELHTQIQYSLIEKLSESERRYRELVNSLREIVFKCDRLGNVKFLNQAWTKTLGYQVVDVIGSPLSNFIDADDRHLWQVTLEKLQTGIEVCQELRFHHQTGVIVWLELSIQPCDESEFSGSLIHINDRKQAEVLLKQTNEELEARVEQRNTELIQANQELKLTLEKLKYTQAQLVQTEKMSSLGQLVAGIAHEINNPVNFIYANLTYASEYTEVLFQILELYEQAYPVPPLHIQEAIKDFDLEFIQKDLAKLLQSMQAGSDRIREVVLLLRNFSRLDEAEIKNVDIHVGIDHTIILLRHRLTTHSGMMVIQIVKDYGVIPLIKCYPAQMNQVFMNIINNAIDALLEAINQSQLLMPTIWISTEIIDEVWLNIRIKNNGLPIPESVIGKIFDPFFTTKAVGKGIGLGLFVSYQIVVEMHQGKLTCTCLPNQETEFCIQIPIV
- a CDS encoding response regulator; translated protein: MTAQLLSLNERFKSPAIRRILLIEDNDVNRMLLSDYLNHFGYDVQSLSLGSALFTAVEKFQPELILLDLKLPDIDGYSLLAQIKQKPEFAKIPIIVVSAFAFEIDQQRAMNLGAWRYFVKPINLKALMMTIQERLAC
- a CDS encoding CHAT domain-containing protein, with product MKYHVKSLTVFTLILSLICPLAAAANNRPSVKNTLAQSTTANNRQAQANRLLQQGIKQANTKQLDAALQSLQQALNIYQQIKDLAGQGQTLQKLGDVYVAKKDSSKAISAYEQSLVIARQINNRDLEARNLLNLGVLYNSLKKYDKALEFLPQSWQIAQDIKSRELQLQSLIQLLEAYKAQGNTAKLQEYQQQLATNFGDVIKYVVVFQSYSQISVLTQQKQYQKAIELGQQVLEFFQTNKLNSDDSKLLISLSGINDASIKPELLQKTLQLAVMVELIQTYDAIADYPKIIQIGEQLLASVRNLNEDEWTILANISGQQQTNSLTEFKKLSEMGVLWLLAKSHDISGEYNKAIPLAQQAIQISRELKNPEYEANGLLTLASASKSLAVTDAEHRQALELAQQALTIGKNIKNPEIESDALNAIAEIYSNVDEYQKTIEFASKSLELAKKSQNPAATVKPLLTLSSTYISLGNYQKSSELSQEALSIARKIKQIPIIEATSMLYWTFNQFIQGDYQKTIASSQEGLNLVPQINIPYYQQQFLMLNNLFLGIGYGGLNDNQKALDYIQKSVQIARNAQDAQSEAQMLVYLGGFYRRAKQYQQGIDAYKQASTIADKLNYSGNRAILYAGLARIYRDLKQQTTAIAYYQKSINDIEKVREKNRGLSRDLQTSFLQSVQDAERTNIADIYREYANLLLSQNRSLEASQVLELLKVQELSEFTNNNRVANLPKPMGQTPTETKLIQNYGSLIAFGQKFDECQKNNCGEKTKLADERDALISEFNQKIQNLEKNVRDRLSKDRGNLDTQDLRSIGKKIVESQPGTVLMNVFVVEDKTWLLWVSKGGVVKSVEVSVGEPKIRETVNKFRKLLQNPSSDINEVKATGKQLYDWLIKPVEPELKANKIENLVFSLDRAARYIPISALFDGKQYLVENYNISTVLSAGLTDTDSRLPAGTANTKVLGLGLSKAVPGFNALPNVPAELDAIIRQKPSDKNGIYPGQEYLNQAFDYRTLRDNLKGHNILHIATHGVFVPGKQDDSYLVLGTGEKLPIPKIDNLEDLSDVHLVVLSACETALGETAKDGLEIPGVSFYFLNRRAKAVMASLWLVDDASTSLLMQQFYANLAKDSHPTKAQALRQAQLSLLRSNNSANSNVERGAINVEAVPGAATTPKRNLTNFTHPYYWAPFILMGNGW
- the uvrC gene encoding excinuclease ABC subunit UvrC, with protein sequence MTKSSPTLVKDPERLESRLAEIPPEPGVYFMRDASDRIIYIGKSRKLRSRVRSYFRDGYNKSDRIATMVKQVAEIEFIVTDTEAEALALEANLIKQHQPYFNVLLKDDKKYPYVCITWSEDYPRIFITRKRQLGKEKDKFYGPYTDAGLLREILRISKRIFSLRQRPQPLFKDRPCLNYDLGRCPGVCQQLISPEEYRKTVQKVAMVFQGRTQELIDILKQQMDKAAEALNFEAAARIRDQIAGLKSLTADQKVALPDDTVSRDAIALAADDQHACIQLFQIRAGQLVGRLGFVANAQAEFGAILQRVLEEHYQTADSVEIPTEILVQHELPDSEILADVLTGKKGRKVTILAPQRQTKAELIEMVERNAQYELQRMQKLGDRNQQAMQDLAAIVDLPDLPHRIEGYDISHIQGSNAVASQVVFIDGLPAKQHYRHYKIKNPTVTAGHSDDFASLAEVIQRRFRKYIEDPQLTRAGNPDWPDLVMIDGGKGQLSSVVAILQEMNLLEDLRVVSLAKRREEIFLPGESQPLETDAEQPGVQLLRRLRDEAHRFAVSFHRQQRSDKLKRSRLDEIPGLGHHRQKVLLGHFRSVDYIRQATPAQLAEVSGIGPRLAQEIYDYFHP
- the rlmN gene encoding 23S rRNA (adenine(2503)-C(2))-methyltransferase RlmN, translating into MSATPLVSQVDSPNSEKLENIPPLLGASVTELTAWVQQQGQPGYRGKQLHDWIYHKGVRSLADITVFPKQWRADLAEIPIGRSKIHYRSEARDGTVKYLLQLSDGQIIETVGIPSFGKGGEISKTRLTVCVSTQVGCPMACDFCATGKGGFKRNLATHEIVDQVLTVQEDFQQRVSNVVFMGLGEPLLNTENVLAALKSLNQDVGIGQRSLTVSTVGIRDRIRQLAQHHLQITLAVSLHAPNQALREQLIPSARPYPLEDLLAECREYVEITGRRVTFEYILLAGVNDLPEHALQLAKCLRGFQSHVNLIPYNPIQEVDYKRPSSDRIQAFLNVLQQQNIAVSVRYSRGLDADAACGQLRASKSRL
- a CDS encoding cysteine hydrolase family protein, with translation MQPQRTAVLLIGFQNDYFAADGILHNVIEEASTSTKVLENTVELIRCLVQTPVLLIATPIFFTPNYQELIEPVGILKTIKEVGAFQVGTKGSQMIDELLPFHSQILEVPGKRGFNAFINTNLDEILQEKEITYVVLAGAVTSVCIDSTGRSAHEKGYQVTVLSDCTSARTVFEQEFYHTHVFPLYADTINHTELLQRLATV
- a CDS encoding LL-diaminopimelate aminotransferase, whose amino-acid sequence is MEFAKRLQPLQSNVFADMDRAKAIALAAGREIIDLSLGSSDLPTEAHVIEAIARSLHDPSTHGYLLFHATQSFRQAAASWYEKKFGIKVDPETEVLPLIGSQEGTAHLPLALLNPGDFALLLDPGYPSHAGGVYLASGQIYPMPLRAENNFLPVLSDIPATVLAQSRMMVLSYPHNPTAAIAPLAFFREAVAFCQQHNIVLVHDFPYVDLVFEGTGDWGLGENSAFIPNTQSPIPNHQALVPSILQADPDKSISIEFFTLSKSYNMGGFRIGYAIGNAELIRALRQVKAAVDFNQYRGILDGAIAALTGPQAGVEKAVETFRKRRDAFITALHRIDWHVPTPKATMYIWAKLPPTWSQNSREFCTQLVEKTGVAASPGTGFGKSGEGYVRFALVHEPPLLETAVERIAEFL